The Nocardia vinacea genome contains the following window.
GCGTAGACGAGTGTGTCGTAGGCGAGGGTCTCGGCCCCCTGCTCGCCGATCAGTTCGACGGTCTTGCGGTCCGCATCCACCGAATCGACCCATGCGATGCGCACCTGAACGCCGGTGCCCGCGAACATCTTCCGCAGTGGGCGGACCGGCAGGTCCTGCCCGGCGGCGAGCTGGTGCAGGCGCACCCGTTCGACGAAGTCGGGATCGGCGTTGACCAGGGTGATCTCGACGTCGTCGCGGTGCAGTCGCTTGGCCAGGCGGCCAGCGGCGGTGGCTCCGGCGTACCCGGCTCCGAGGACGACGATGCGGTGCTTCATGGTGTTGCTCCTGTCTCGGTGGGCTCGGAACTTGAACCGGACAGCCTCACGAATACTGACAGGAGCTGACTATGATGTGGGTCACCATAGATCGGGCAGGGGCGCTCCCGGTGTGTACGTGGCCCACTGGCGATTGGCGTGCGCCAGCTTGTCTGGGTTGACGTGGGCGTGCACGCCGGCGATGCCGTCGGCGGTCACCTCCAGCACCACGACGCCGACGATGCGATCCTCGGCCACCAGGACCAGCGCGGGCCTGCCATTGACGATCGCGGCGAACGGCGTGGGCTTGCCGCCGAGCTTGTCCCACTTGGCGCCCGACGGTTTGATGGCGAGCCGCACGAACAGCGCGATGCGCTCGGCGCCGACGAGCGGCCTGTTCAAGGTGGCGAAGAAGGCGCCGCCGTCGCCGATGATGGCGGCGTCATCGGTGAGCAACCGCACCAGCTCGTCGGTCCGGCCGCTGACCGCCGCGGTCAGGAATTCCTCTACGATCCGGCGGGCGGCGGCCTCGTCCACTTCGATGCGCGCCCGTTCCACGGCCAAGTGCTGTTTGGCGCGGCGATAGACCTGCTGGCAATTGGATTCGGTGATGTCGAGCAGGTCGGCTATCTCGTGGTGCGGGTAGCCGAAGGCCTCGCGCAGCACGTACACCACGCGCTCCTTGGCGGTGAGCCGCTCCATGAGCGCGAGCATGGCGATCGACACCGATTCACGCTGTTCGACGGTGTCGGCCGGGCCCAACATCGGGTCGCCGGCCAGCAGAGGCTCCGGAAGCCATTGCCCCACATAGGTTTCCCGGCGCGCCCGGGCTGAGGTGAGCTGGTTGAGGCAGAGATTGGTGAGCACCTTGGTCAGCCACGCCTCGGGCGTCTCCACGTACTCACGGTCGGCGGCCTGCCAGCGCAGATACGTCTCCTGCACCGCGTCCTGGGCGTCGCCGGCCGAGCCCAGCAAGCGGTAGGCCATCGCCTCCAGGCGGCCCCTGGAGCTTTCGAACAGATCGGCCTCGCGCGTGAGCAACATGTCAGCCATGGTCGGCCATGCGCACCGGTCGCGTCCAGCCGTACCGGACCTTCGCATTCACGCGAGAATAAGGCTTGCTTGGAGTGCGCTCGAGGTCCTCTACAGCACAAGCACTGTCGGTACCGAGGTGGGTATGGGGTGCAGTGCCGAGGTAAAGAACGCTGTAATGCACCCGCGCAAGCGAATCGTGCAAATCTGATGTCGGGACCAGCAGCAACCAACACGTCGACCGGACACCACACCGTGCATGAGGCCGCCAGTTCGGGGCCTTACGCCCTGCTTCTCTCGAGTGCCGATCACTTGCTTTCGCAAGCTGTCCAGCAGCGTCTGGGGGTTCGGTGATCTGCGCCGCGAGCTGCTCGCGCAGGCGCGGCAGTTCGGTGACCTCCAGTCCTCCCATGCTCGCCAAGTGCGCTCGGAGTCTTTGGCTTTCGGCGAGCGCGTCGGCCAACTCCTGCGATTGTCGTTTCGCATAGGCACGAGTACCGAACAGCGGAACCTTCGGGGCCTGCATGACGTCCTGTCGGGTCCGCCCGGTGATAGCGACGGCAGAGAAAGACTTGCGATCGCCGGTCCAGTCCATGCCGTTCCAATATCTCAGAAGGCCTTCGTCATCAGAGTGCTTTCGGGAACGCCCGAGCGCGACCGGTAACAGGCTATCGGCCAGCGTCGATAGCCGGGTCGTATGACCCATTCGAGGCCCAAAAGGACCACTCCCGCAATGCGAACCATCCAAGTCGGCGACAAAATCCACCGCCACGACGGCACCGTGCGCCGTGCCACTGCACACCAGGTGCGCGTTGTTCCAATCGCCCGAGCGGTACTGATTGCAGTCGCTCAGCAAGAGGGGACGATCACCTACTCCCAGCTGGCCGAAGCGGTTGGCTACTACAGCCCGCAGAACATCGGCATGCTGCTCGACGGCGTGGCCGTCGACTGCCGCAAGCGTGGTGAGCCGAACTTGCCAGCCATTGCCGTGTGCGCCAGCAGCGGCAAGCCAGCCTACGAATACGCCTACGGTGACGACGAGGTCGTGCAGGCCGAGCAAGCGGAGGTGTACGCCTGGTGGACTTCGCTCCGCAATCGGCGACGTGGACGCTAAAGGAACGCCGAAGGATCGGGCTTGCGGAACAAGCCCGTGACCTGCGGCAATACAGTGCCCTCGGCAGGACACGCAAAACATGGGCCGCTGAAAAACGACTGGTCATTGTGGGTACTTATCCAATCTAAGCGTCGCGATGGCGGTGCGTTGGGTAGCCCGCCGTTACCGTTTCAATGGAGCCCTCGGCGAGGCACCCCCCCAACCCCGTCGGTACACGAACCACTTGGTGATCTCGTCACGGCTCATTGATCATCCGAGACAC
Protein-coding sequences here:
- the sigJ gene encoding RNA polymerase sigma factor SigJ; translation: MLLTREADLFESSRGRLEAMAYRLLGSAGDAQDAVQETYLRWQAADREYVETPEAWLTKVLTNLCLNQLTSARARRETYVGQWLPEPLLAGDPMLGPADTVEQRESVSIAMLALMERLTAKERVVYVLREAFGYPHHEIADLLDITESNCQQVYRRAKQHLAVERARIEVDEAAARRIVEEFLTAAVSGRTDELVRLLTDDAAIIGDGGAFFATLNRPLVGAERIALFVRLAIKPSGAKWDKLGGKPTPFAAIVNGRPALVLVAEDRIVGVVVLEVTADGIAGVHAHVNPDKLAHANRQWATYTPGAPLPDLW